One Nitrospira sp. DNA window includes the following coding sequences:
- a CDS encoding DUF1264 domain-containing protein, whose translation DPKAKLVAIEYFVSKDLTRKLPAIQWHRHFHDHKVEIATGRVQILDMPADQAAKVAEVAAGTDGVIYHLWQHGQEFPDGTVSFPQSLGHKFPGHSDK comes from the coding sequence GATCCCAAAGCCAAGCTCGTCGCGATTGAGTATTTCGTGTCAAAAGACCTGACCAGAAAGTTGCCTGCCATTCAGTGGCACCGTCATTTCCACGATCACAAGGTCGAGATTGCCACGGGCCGCGTGCAGATTCTCGACATGCCGGCCGATCAAGCCGCGAAGGTGGCCGAAGTGGCCGCCGGAACGGACGGCGTGATCTATCACTTGTGGCAGCATGGGCAGGAATTCCCGGACGGCACGGTGAGCTTCCCGCAGTCACTCGGGCACAAGTTCCCCGGCCATTCTGACAAGTAG
- a CDS encoding CZB domain-containing protein, with protein MMTRNEAITAAIGAHGKWKTKFREFMDGKLELDAPTVLKNNACDFGKWLEGEGTQALAAGDYQQIHRLHTEFHRVAASVITMKKSGDVLGAEKALSLAGIFTEASGSLTRVMMDVSKRAA; from the coding sequence ATGATGACACGCAACGAGGCGATCACGGCGGCGATTGGGGCGCACGGGAAGTGGAAAACGAAGTTTCGCGAATTTATGGACGGAAAGTTAGAGCTTGATGCTCCTACAGTCCTGAAAAATAATGCCTGCGATTTTGGCAAATGGCTCGAAGGTGAGGGAACGCAGGCCCTAGCTGCCGGGGACTATCAACAGATTCATCGCCTGCACACGGAGTTCCACCGTGTGGCCGCGTCCGTCATCACGATGAAAAAGTCCGGCGACGTCCTCGGCGCAGAGAAAGCCCTATCGCTTGCCGGGATATTCACCGAGGCGAGCGGATCATTGACCAGAGTAATGATGGATGTCTCGAAACGCGCGGCCTAG
- a CDS encoding DUF2892 domain-containing protein — MACNVDGIERPVRIVAGIVLLGIGAFAGVPPAGAGIVLLVGTVMLVTGAIGFCPVWTLLGINTCPTGSENRKK; from the coding sequence ATGGCCTGTAATGTTGATGGGATCGAGCGGCCTGTTCGTATCGTCGCGGGTATCGTGTTGCTCGGGATCGGCGCCTTTGCCGGGGTGCCACCGGCAGGGGCCGGTATTGTGTTGCTTGTTGGAACAGTCATGTTGGTCACGGGCGCGATCGGCTTCTGCCCGGTCTGGACCCTGTTGGGAATCAATACCTGTCCGACGGGGAGCGAGAACCGTAAAAAGTGA
- a CDS encoding cytochrome c — protein sequence MMPRYWLTMFVLCLMVGLPYASGYAASGDPTKGKDIYGKHCLACHGPQGKGDGPTGKAIVPPAADFTSARSKRKSPTELLKVIEEGRANTAMGAWTRQLSDEEIQHVLAYVLEFRK from the coding sequence ATGATGCCGCGATACTGGTTGACGATGTTTGTTCTCTGTCTAATGGTTGGTCTGCCCTACGCGTCGGGGTACGCGGCCTCGGGCGATCCCACGAAAGGGAAAGATATCTATGGAAAGCACTGTCTGGCCTGTCATGGGCCGCAGGGGAAGGGCGATGGGCCGACGGGCAAAGCGATCGTGCCTCCGGCGGCCGATTTCACAAGCGCGAGGAGCAAGAGAAAATCCCCCACGGAGTTGCTGAAGGTGATTGAAGAGGGCAGGGCGAATACGGCCATGGGTGCCTGGACGCGGCAACTCTCAGATGAGGAGATCCAGCACGTCTTGGCCTACGTGCTCGAGTTTCGGAAATAG
- a CDS encoding FAD/NAD(P)-binding oxidoreductase: protein MARIVIIGASIGGLPAAYEARALFAKKHKVTVISNVESFHFVPSNPWVAVGWRTRKDISFALGPVLEKKGIEYIHAMADRIEPEQNRVVTSKGEVPYDYLIIATGPKLNFGAVPGLGPSGYTQSICNVDHAEQAWGSYQAFLKNPGPIVVGAAQGASCFGPAYEMAFILDTDLRKKKLRKKVPIYFVTPEPYVGHMGLAGVGASRRLMEDEFAEHSIKPIPNSSIKEVQPGKVLLEDGQEIPFRYSMFIPPFAGVDAVASTPGLCNPKGFVNIDAYQANPKYKNIYSVGVCVAIPPVEVTPIPTGAPKTGYMIESMVSAAVHNIKADMENDPKRDTATWNAICLADMGDTGVAFVALPQMAPRNVTWAKKGKWVHLAKIGLEKYFLHKMKRGISEPYYEKVILKALGIEKLDRPV, encoded by the coding sequence ATGGCACGTATTGTCATTATCGGGGCATCGATCGGCGGATTGCCGGCGGCCTATGAGGCGCGGGCGCTCTTCGCGAAGAAGCACAAGGTCACAGTCATCTCCAATGTCGAGTCCTTTCATTTCGTGCCGTCGAATCCCTGGGTGGCTGTCGGGTGGCGGACGAGGAAGGATATCAGCTTTGCGTTGGGACCGGTGTTGGAGAAAAAGGGTATCGAGTATATCCATGCCATGGCGGACCGGATCGAACCGGAGCAGAATCGGGTGGTCACGTCAAAGGGCGAGGTGCCGTACGATTACCTGATCATCGCGACGGGGCCCAAGCTGAATTTCGGCGCGGTTCCAGGGCTCGGCCCCAGTGGCTATACCCAATCCATCTGCAATGTAGACCATGCCGAGCAGGCCTGGGGCTCGTACCAGGCCTTCCTTAAAAATCCCGGTCCCATCGTCGTCGGGGCGGCTCAGGGTGCGTCCTGCTTCGGACCGGCCTATGAGATGGCGTTCATCCTCGACACCGACCTCCGGAAAAAGAAGCTCCGGAAGAAAGTGCCGATCTATTTCGTCACGCCGGAGCCCTATGTCGGCCATATGGGATTGGCCGGGGTGGGAGCTTCGCGCCGCCTCATGGAGGACGAGTTCGCCGAACATTCCATCAAGCCGATTCCGAATAGTTCGATCAAAGAGGTTCAGCCCGGCAAGGTGCTGTTGGAAGACGGGCAGGAGATTCCGTTCCGCTATTCCATGTTCATCCCGCCCTTTGCGGGGGTGGACGCGGTGGCGAGTACACCAGGCCTGTGCAATCCCAAGGGGTTCGTGAACATCGATGCCTATCAGGCCAACCCCAAGTACAAGAATATTTATTCAGTCGGCGTCTGCGTGGCGATTCCACCGGTCGAAGTGACCCCCATTCCGACCGGCGCACCCAAGACCGGCTACATGATTGAATCGATGGTCTCCGCCGCGGTCCACAACATCAAGGCCGACATGGAGAACGATCCCAAGCGCGATACGGCCACCTGGAATGCGATCTGTCTGGCCGACATGGGGGACACGGGCGTCGCGTTCGTGGCCTTGCCGCAGATGGCGCCGAGAAATGTGACCTGGGCGAAGAAGGGCAAGTGGGTCCATCTGGCCAAGATCGGGTTGGAGAAGTATTTTCTCCATAAGATGAAGCGCGGGATCAGCGAGCCGTACTATGAGAAAGTGATTCTGAAGGCGCTGGGTATAGAAAAGCTGGATAGGCCGGTATGA
- a CDS encoding NAD-binding protein yields the protein MTDTPRLSDPTRHLVLAVLAVLAVIASGTLGYILIEGWSAFDAFYMTVTTVTTVGYQEIHPLSPAGRSFTIVLIISGVGTLFYVLGNIARLLLEGELRAIFGRYRTEGKMKTVTNHYIVCGYGRMGKRICKELRAKPLPFIVIDKNPDVIAALQREGFMAVEGDATQDEVLIRAGIERAKGVVAVVTTDTENLYIVLTARGLNKDLYIVARAGDEGSEHKLMRAGANRVSSPYHIGGLQMAQALIRPAVMDFLELATQSEHLDLQMEELTVEQGSRFNGRSPCDCGLAEDRGLVLIAVKRASGHLEFNPGPKVLLAEGDKLIVLGQPESLKRLEAVIKSHAVV from the coding sequence ATGACAGACACGCCTCGCTTGTCGGACCCTACGCGGCATCTGGTGCTGGCGGTGCTGGCCGTGCTGGCGGTCATCGCATCGGGGACGCTCGGCTACATCCTGATCGAAGGCTGGTCCGCGTTCGACGCGTTCTACATGACGGTGACGACCGTCACGACGGTCGGGTATCAGGAGATCCATCCGCTGTCGCCGGCCGGGCGGTCCTTCACGATCGTCCTGATCATCAGCGGGGTCGGAACGCTTTTCTATGTGTTGGGCAACATCGCGCGGCTCTTGCTGGAAGGGGAGCTGAGAGCGATTTTCGGGCGGTATCGGACTGAGGGGAAAATGAAGACGGTGACGAATCATTACATTGTGTGCGGATACGGCCGCATGGGGAAGCGGATCTGTAAGGAGCTCCGCGCGAAACCGCTGCCGTTCATCGTCATCGACAAAAATCCAGACGTGATTGCCGCGTTGCAGCGAGAAGGCTTCATGGCTGTGGAAGGCGATGCCACACAGGATGAGGTCTTGATCCGGGCGGGGATTGAACGGGCCAAAGGTGTCGTGGCGGTCGTGACTACGGATACGGAGAACCTCTACATTGTCCTGACGGCCAGGGGGCTGAACAAAGATCTCTATATCGTCGCGCGCGCCGGCGACGAGGGATCAGAGCACAAACTGATGCGGGCCGGCGCAAACCGCGTGTCGTCGCCCTATCACATCGGCGGGCTGCAGATGGCGCAAGCGTTGATTCGTCCCGCGGTGATGGATTTTCTTGAGCTGGCGACACAGAGCGAGCATCTGGATCTTCAGATGGAAGAGCTGACCGTCGAACAGGGTTCACGTTTCAATGGCCGGAGCCCCTGCGATTGCGGATTGGCCGAGGATCGAGGGCTGGTCTTGATTGCGGTCAAACGCGCATCCGGTCATCTTGAGTTCAATCCCGGTCCCAAGGTTTTGCTGGCCGAGGGCGACAAATTGATTGTCTTGGGTCAGCCGGAAAGTTTGAAGCGCCTTGAAGCCGTCATCAAATCACATGCGGTGGTCTAG
- a CDS encoding sulfite exporter TauE/SafE family protein: MTGGEPTVLAVAVGSLVGLSLGVTGSGGSLIAIPLLVYVLGTSVQEAVSLSLALVAAAAGIGAIESFQSGLVKVKAALLLSGAGMLGGWVGAAGHRLVREEITLLLFGVLMIVAAGQMWWRTTLRDDPEERSMCADLFPRTCWVKVSGIGLVVGLLTGFFGVGGGFVIVPALTLLLGFPMRVAVGTSLLIITLIALAGVAAHVRLAPLDLGVLSVLIVGAIIGMLAGRQVSRALSPKFLTRAFAVVAWAVAVILIGHNLWKINGGLL, from the coding sequence ATGACGGGCGGAGAGCCAACGGTCCTTGCTGTCGCGGTGGGAAGCCTGGTGGGGCTCTCGCTGGGCGTGACGGGGAGCGGCGGATCGCTGATCGCGATTCCTCTCCTCGTCTATGTGCTCGGGACGAGCGTGCAGGAAGCCGTGAGCCTTTCGCTCGCGCTCGTTGCCGCCGCTGCTGGCATCGGGGCTATCGAATCCTTTCAGTCGGGCCTCGTCAAGGTGAAGGCGGCGCTCCTGTTGAGCGGGGCCGGGATGCTCGGCGGGTGGGTGGGAGCCGCAGGGCACCGGCTGGTGCGGGAGGAAATCACGCTCCTGCTCTTCGGCGTGTTGATGATCGTGGCAGCCGGGCAGATGTGGTGGCGTACGACATTGCGGGACGATCCTGAGGAGCGTAGCATGTGTGCGGATCTGTTTCCGCGGACCTGTTGGGTGAAAGTGAGCGGAATTGGACTGGTGGTCGGGCTGTTGACCGGATTCTTCGGGGTGGGGGGAGGGTTTGTGATAGTGCCGGCGCTGACCCTGCTGCTCGGATTTCCGATGCGGGTGGCGGTGGGGACCTCCCTGCTGATCATTACGCTCATTGCGTTGGCTGGCGTCGCCGCGCATGTCCGTCTGGCTCCCTTGGATCTGGGCGTCCTCTCGGTCTTGATCGTCGGAGCCATCATCGGAATGTTGGCAGGGAGACAGGTGAGTCGCGCCCTCTCCCCCAAGTTCTTAACCAGAGCGTTTGCTGTCGTCGCCTGGGCGGTCGCGGTGATCCTCATCGGCCATAATCTCTGGAAGATCAATGGAGGACTATTGTGA
- a CDS encoding ubiquinol-cytochrome c reductase iron-sulfur subunit, producing MSEHQRGGEAGGAHTPVGTRRTFFGWVTKVAAGLIGLGLAIPLAGYVISPALKRRARPWVDVGSLEDVPLGDPKQLDHVTTIQDGYLKSQSQKAVWAVKQPDGQVRVFSPMCTHLGCGYRWDGEEKQFKCPCHGSVFDIEGKVVAGPAPRPLDLLPSKVENGRLLVVFKEFKPGTRDVVEL from the coding sequence GTGAGCGAGCACCAGAGGGGCGGTGAAGCGGGAGGGGCCCATACACCTGTCGGGACGCGGCGGACATTTTTCGGCTGGGTCACAAAGGTGGCGGCCGGTCTGATCGGGCTTGGACTGGCGATTCCGCTGGCCGGCTATGTCATTTCTCCGGCCTTGAAGCGGAGGGCGCGCCCCTGGGTGGATGTCGGCAGCCTGGAGGACGTGCCGCTCGGCGATCCCAAACAACTCGATCATGTCACGACGATTCAGGACGGGTATTTGAAGAGCCAATCACAGAAGGCGGTCTGGGCGGTCAAGCAACCGGACGGACAGGTCAGAGTATTCTCTCCGATGTGCACCCATCTCGGCTGCGGCTATCGTTGGGATGGCGAGGAGAAGCAGTTCAAGTGTCCGTGCCACGGCAGCGTATTCGACATCGAAGGCAAGGTGGTGGCAGGGCCTGCGCCGCGTCCGCTCGATCTCTTGCCCTCCAAGGTCGAGAACGGCCGTCTCCTTGTGGTCTTCAAGGAATTCAAGCCCGGAACCCGGGATGTCGTGGAGCTCTAA
- a CDS encoding cytochrome b N-terminal domain-containing protein, translating to MASRIYTWLDSRLNLKPVERTLLDEPIPGGASWIYVFGSATLFLFLLQAVTGMFLAVYYAPTPDHAYDSIQFIEEQVTFGAFVRGLHHWGASAMVVAIGLHMLQAFLYGAYKPPREAMWMVGVVLFLIVMAFAFTGYLLPWDQTAYWATQIGLNMVGTVPVVGEFLMRVMRGGEVLGALTLSRFFAVHVLFLPALLIGLIAAHLFILRRVGPAGPWTDERASLGSETFYPRQVYMDAVVMLGVFTVIASLALLVPFPLTDKANPSDTSFVPVPEWYFLFYYELLKYVHGPLEPLATWVLPMLVVLGMLFWPFIDRNPVRNPIKRPAALAAGAVFLVVVFSLLGISLNNLYAVPRVDPAIAKGRALYIQFGCVGCHRIHGEGGAIGPDLSFVGDKRPDREWHLRHFKDPQSVSPGSFMPKFPLTDPQLNELTSYMLSLKKTS from the coding sequence ATGGCCTCTCGAATCTATACCTGGCTCGATAGCCGGCTCAATCTGAAGCCGGTTGAACGGACTCTTCTAGACGAGCCCATCCCGGGCGGCGCCAGCTGGATTTATGTCTTCGGCTCGGCCACGCTGTTTCTCTTCCTGCTGCAAGCGGTCACCGGCATGTTCCTCGCGGTCTATTATGCGCCGACGCCCGATCATGCCTACGACAGTATCCAGTTCATTGAAGAGCAAGTCACGTTCGGCGCGTTCGTGCGCGGCCTCCACCACTGGGGGGCCTCCGCCATGGTCGTGGCGATCGGGCTCCATATGCTCCAGGCGTTTCTGTACGGGGCGTACAAACCGCCGCGCGAAGCGATGTGGATGGTGGGCGTGGTGCTCTTTCTCATTGTGATGGCCTTCGCGTTCACCGGCTATCTGCTCCCATGGGATCAGACGGCCTACTGGGCGACGCAGATCGGCCTCAATATGGTGGGCACCGTGCCGGTGGTCGGAGAGTTCTTGATGCGGGTCATGCGAGGCGGGGAAGTGCTGGGGGCGCTCACGCTGTCCCGGTTCTTTGCCGTCCATGTGCTCTTTCTGCCGGCGCTCCTGATCGGCTTGATCGCCGCCCATCTCTTCATTCTGCGGCGTGTGGGGCCGGCCGGTCCCTGGACCGATGAGCGGGCGTCACTGGGCAGCGAGACGTTCTATCCGCGGCAGGTCTATATGGATGCCGTCGTGATGCTGGGGGTGTTCACGGTCATTGCGAGTCTGGCCCTGCTGGTGCCGTTCCCGCTGACCGACAAAGCGAACCCGTCCGACACGAGTTTTGTGCCGGTGCCGGAGTGGTATTTCCTCTTCTATTACGAGTTGCTGAAGTACGTCCATGGGCCGCTGGAGCCGCTGGCGACCTGGGTGCTGCCGATGCTCGTCGTCCTCGGCATGCTGTTCTGGCCCTTCATCGACAGGAACCCGGTGCGGAATCCGATCAAGCGCCCGGCGGCGCTGGCAGCGGGGGCGGTGTTTCTCGTCGTGGTGTTTTCCCTGTTGGGCATTTCCCTCAACAATCTCTACGCCGTTCCGCGAGTCGATCCGGCCATTGCGAAAGGGCGCGCGCTGTATATTCAATTCGGTTGCGTCGGCTGCCATCGTATTCACGGTGAAGGGGGCGCGATCGGTCCGGACTTGTCCTTCGTCGGCGATAAGAGGCCGGACCGTGAATGGCATCTGAGGCATTTCAAGGATCCTCAATCGGTATCACCAGGGTCGTTCATGCCGAAGTTTCCGCTCACCGATCCCCAACTGAATGAGCTGACGAGCTATATGCTCAGCCTCAAAAAAACGTCCTGA
- a CDS encoding DUF2892 domain-containing protein gives MKLNELLRLIAGVFVLLAVILGATVHPYWNYFAAFVAANLIQSAFTGWCPMMALLRKLGVQE, from the coding sequence ATGAAACTCAACGAGCTGCTGCGATTGATTGCCGGGGTGTTTGTGTTGCTGGCCGTTATCCTGGGGGCGACGGTTCATCCGTACTGGAATTATTTTGCCGCCTTTGTCGCGGCGAACTTGATCCAGTCGGCATTTACGGGCTGGTGCCCGATGATGGCCCTTCTGAGGAAACTGGGCGTGCAAGAGTAG